A window from Camelus dromedarius isolate mCamDro1 chromosome 9, mCamDro1.pat, whole genome shotgun sequence encodes these proteins:
- the GPR88 gene encoding G protein-coupled receptor 88, which yields MTNSSTSTSSTTGGSLLLLCEEEESWAGRRIPVSLLYSGLAIGGTLANGMVIYLVSSFRKLQTTSNAFIVNGCAADLSVCALWMPQEAVLGLLPAGSAEPPGDWDGAGGSYRLLRGGLLGLGLTVSLLSHCLVALNRYLLITRAPATYQALYQRRHTAGMLALSWALALGLVLLLPPWAPRPGAAPPRIHYPALLAAAALLAQTALLLHCYLGIVRRVRVSVKRVSVLNFHLLHQLPGCAAAAAAFPGAPHAPGPGGAAHPAQAQPLPPALHPRRAQRRLSGLSVLLLCCVFLLATQPLVWVSLASGFSLPVPWGVQAASWLLCCALSALNPLLYTWRNEEFRRSVRSVLPGVGDAAAAAAAATAVPAVSQAQLGTRAAGQHW from the coding sequence ATGACCAACTCTTCCACGTCCACTTCCTCCACCACCGGAGGGTCGCTGCTGCTGCTCTGCGAGGAAGAGGAGTCGTGGGCGGGCCGGCGCATCCCCGTGTCCCTCCTGTACTCGGGCCTGGCCATCGGGGGCACGCTGGCCAACGGCATGGTCATCTATCTCGTGTCGTCCTTCCGGAAGCTGCAGACGACCAGCAACGCCTTCATCGTGAACGGCTGCGCCGCGGACCTCAGCGTCTGCGCCCTCTGGATGCCGCAGGAGGCGGTGCTCGGGCTCCTGCCGGCCGGCTCCGCGGAGCCCCCCGGGGACTGGGACGGCGCCGGGGGCAGTTACCGCCTGCTGCGGGGCGGGCTGCTGGGCCTTGGGCTCACCGTGTCTCTCTTGTCCCACTGCCTGGTGGCCCTGAACCGCTACCTGCTCATCACCCGGGCGCCCGCCACCTACCAGGCGCTGTACCAGCGGCGCCACACGGCGGGCATGCTGGCGCTGTCCTGGGCGCTCGCCCTGGGCCTCGTGCTGCTGCTGCCGCCCTGGGCGCCGCGGCCCGGCGCCGCGCCCCCGCGCATCCACTACCCGGCGCTGCTGGCCGCCGCGGCGCTGCTGGCGCAGACGGCGCTGCTGCTGCACTGCTACCTGGGCATCGTGCGCCGCGTGCGCGTCAGCGTCAAGCGGGTCAGCGTCCTCAACTTCCACCTGCTGCACCAGCTGCCCGgctgcgccgccgccgccgccgccttccCGGGCGCCCCGCACGCGCCGGGCCCGGGTGGCGCCGCGCACCCGGCGCAGGCCCAGCCGCTGCCCCCCGCGCTGCACCCGCGCCGGGCGCAGCGGCGGCTCAGCGGCCTGTCGGTGCTGCTGCTCTGCTGCGTCTTCCTCCTGGCCACGCAGCCGCTGGTGTGGGTGAGCCTGGCCAGCGGCTTCTCGCTGCCCGTGCCCTGGGGCGTGCAGGCGGCCAGCTGGCTCCTGTGCTGCGCCCTGTCGGCGCTCAACCCGCTGCTCTACACGTGGAGGAACGAGGAGTTCCGCCGCTCCGTGCGCTCCGTCCTGCCCGGCGTCGGCGACGCggcggcggccgccgccgccgccacggcCGTGCCCGCGGTGTCCCAGGCGCAGCTGGGCACCCGCGCCGCCGGCCAGCACTGGTGA